In Aptenodytes patagonicus chromosome 6, bAptPat1.pri.cur, whole genome shotgun sequence, one genomic interval encodes:
- the PLCD4 gene encoding 1-phosphatidylinositol 4,5-bisphosphate phosphodiesterase delta-4 isoform X1, with translation MNFKEVQRLLKMMNVDMNEDHALRLFQAADKSESGTLEGEEFVLFYKALTQREEVLSLFQDFSEDGKKLTLLELVDFLRQEQLEDEGTEELAMELIDKYEPSETARARHALSADGFLMYLCSPEGSIFNPRHQALWQDMSQPLCHYFISSSHNTYLIEDQIRGQSSIEGYIRALKRGCRCLEVDCWDGPNGEPMVYHGHTFTSKIPFREVVSTLGKYAFKTSDYPVILSLENHCSMEQQEVLAQQLKAILGEQLLTATTDGRVPTQLPSPEELKHKILLKGKKIGRLEDMLDGPGDEAPDVSDDDNGAEAEERRRVKKDKESLAQALSDCIVYCKSVSFRGFQEARSHSRPSEISSLAEAKARKLIRDAGNEFVRHNTWQLTRVYPSGMRTDSSNYSPQEMWNVGCQIVALNFQTAGTEMDLCDGLFSQNGRCGYVLKPPFMRDEETLFNPSDPSSREGPGPITLTIQVISGQQLPKVANSKDGAVIDPLVRVEIHGVPADQAHQETKYIENNGFNPRWDETLQFQLHVPELALVRFVVEDYDKTSRNDFVGQFTLAFANIKPGYRHIHLLSKDGTSIPPSSLFVHIHITEPPGPEQD, from the exons ATGAACTTCAAGGAGGTGCAGCGTCTTCTCAAGATGATGAACGTGGACATGAATGAGGATCATGCCCTGCGGCTCTTCCAG GCTGCTGACAAGTCGGAGTCGGGGACGCTGGAAGGGGAGGAGTTCGTGCTCTTCTACAAGGCCCTCACGCAGCGTGAGGAGGTGCTGAGCCTCTTCCAGGACTTCTCTGAGGATGGGAAGAAGCTGAcgctgctggagctggtggatTTCCTGcggcaggagcagctggaggatgAGGGCACAGAGGAGCTGGCCATGGAACTCATTGACAAGTACGAACCGTCGGAGACAG CCCGGGCTCGCCACGCGCTGAGTGCTGATGGGTTCCTCATGTACCTCTGCTCCCCGGAGGGCTCCATCTTCAACCCCCGGCACCAGGCGCTGTGGCAGGACATGAGCCAGCCGCTCTGCCACTACTTCATCTCCTCCTCCCACAACACCTACCTGATAGAGGACCAGATCCGGGGCCAGAGCAGCATCGAGGGCTACATCAG GGCTCTGAAACGGGGCTGCCGGTGCCTGGAGGTGGATTGCTGGGACGGGCCGAACGGGGAGCCCATGGTGTACCACGGCCACACCTTCACCTCCAAGATCCCCTTCCGGGAGGTGGTGAGCACCCTGGGGAAGTACGCCTTCAAG ACCTCGGACTACCCAGTGATCCTGTCCCTGGAGAATCACTGCAGCATGGAGCAGCAGGAGGTCCTGGCCCAGCAGCTCAAGGCCATCctgggggagcagctcctcactGCCACCACTGATGGGCGCGTCCCCACCCAGCTCCCATCCCCGGAG GAGCTGAAGCACAAGATCCTGCTGAAGGGGAAGAAGATCGGGCGGCTGGAGGACATGCTGGACGGGCCAGGTGACGAGGCGCCCGATGTGTCTGATGATGACAACggggcagaagcagaggagaggcgGAGGGTGAAG AAGGACAAGGAGAGCCTGGCGCAGGCGTTGTCTGACTGCATCGTCTACTGCAAGAGCGTGTCCTTCCGGGGCTTCCAGGAGGCCCGCAGCCATTCCCGGCCCTCCGAGATCTCCTCCCTCGCTGAGGCCAAGGCCAGGAAGCTCATCCGGGATGCAG GGAATGAGTTTGTCCGCCACAACACCTGGCAGCTGACACGTGTCTACCCCAGTGGGATGCGGACTGACTCCTCCAACTACAGCCCCCAGGAGATGTGGAACGTGGGGTGCCAGATAG TGGCCCTGAACTTCCAGACGGCCGGCACGGAGATGGACCTGTGTGATGGGCTCTTCAGCCAGAATGGCCGCTGCGGCTACGTGCTCAAACCACCCTTCATGAGGGATGAGGAGACTCTCTTCAACCCCAGTGACCCCAGCAGCCGGGAGGGCCCTGGCCCCATCACCCTGACGATCCAG GTGATCAGCGGGCAGCAGCTGCCCAAAGTGGCCAACAGCAAGGACGGAGCCGTCATCGACCCGCTGGTGCGCGTGGAGATCCATGGGGTCCCGGCAGACCAGGCACACCAGGAGACCAAGTACATTGAGAACAATG GGTTTAACCCCCGCTGGGATGAGACACTCCAGTTCCAGCTCCATGTGCCTGAGCTGGCCCTTGTCCGCTTCGTGGTGGAGGATTACGACAAGACCTCCAGGAACGACTTCGTGGGCCAGTTCACCTTAGCCTTTGCCAACATCAAACCCG GCTACCGCCACATCCATCTCCTTTCCAAGGATGGTACCAGCATCCCACCCTCTTCGCTCTTTGTCCACATCCACATCACCGAGCCGCCCGGCCCGGAGCAGGACTGA
- the PLCD4 gene encoding 1-phosphatidylinositol 4,5-bisphosphate phosphodiesterase delta-4 isoform X2, producing MASLLCNARIQLTDTLEQMQQGTLMRKVKSKSWKKQRYFKLQDDCMTIWYQSKRTGKTESAFSISDVETVREGHQSEVLQSLAEEFPPERCFTIVFFGRRGNLDLIASSAEEAQCWVQGLRQLIEVATSMDQREKIDQWIRDWFQKADKNKDGRMNFKEVQRLLKMMNVDMNEDHALRLFQAADKSESGTLEGEEFVLFYKALTQREEVLSLFQDFSEDGKKLTLLELVDFLRQEQLEDEGTEELAMELIDKYEPSETARARHALSADGFLMYLCSPEGSIFNPRHQALWQDMSQPLCHYFISSSHNTYLIEDQIRGQSSIEGYIRALKRGCRCLEVDCWDGPNGEPMVYHGHTFTSKIPFREVVSTLGKYAFKTSDYPVILSLENHCSMEQQEVLAQQLKAILGEQLLTATTDGRVPTQLPSPEELKHKILLKGKKIGRLEDMLDGPGDEAPDVSDDDNGAEAEERRRVKKDKESLAQALSDCIVYCKSVSFRGFQEARSHSRPSEISSLAEAKARKLIRDAGNEFVRHNTWQLTRVYPSGMRTDSSNYSPQEMWNVGCQIVALNFQTAGTEMDLCDGLFSQNGRCGYVLKPPFMRDEETLFNPSDPSSREGPGPITLTIQVISGQQLPKVANSKDGAVIDPLVRVEIHGVPADQAHQETKYIENNGFNPRWDETLQFQLHVPELALVRFVVEDYDKTSRNDFVGQFTLAFANIKPGYRHIHLLSKDGTSIPPSSLFVHIHITEPPGPEQD from the exons ATGGCATCGCTGCTGTGCAATGCCC GCATCCAGCTCACAGACACGCTGGAGCAGATGCAGCAAGGGACGCTGATGCGCAAAGTCAAGTCCAAGAGCTGGAAGAAGCAGCGTTACTTCAAGCTGCAGGATGACTGCATGACCATCTGGTATCAGTCCAAGAGGACAGGCAAAACTGAGTCTGCCT tcTCCATCAGTGATGTGGAGACAGTGCGGGAAGGGCACCAGTCGGAGGTGCTGCAGAGCCTGGCCGAGGAGTTCCCCCCTGAGCGCTGCTTCACTATTGTCTTCTTTGGCCGCCGGGGCAACCTGGACCTCATTGCCAGCTCGGCAGAGGAGGCGCAGTGCTGGGTCCAGGGCCTGCGCCAGCTCATCGAGGTGGCCACCAGCATGGACCAAAGGGAGAAGATAGACCA ATGGATTCGTGACTGGTTTCAGAAAGCCGATAAGAATAAGGATGGGCGCATGAACTTCAAGGAGGTGCAGCGTCTTCTCAAGATGATGAACGTGGACATGAATGAGGATCATGCCCTGCGGCTCTTCCAG GCTGCTGACAAGTCGGAGTCGGGGACGCTGGAAGGGGAGGAGTTCGTGCTCTTCTACAAGGCCCTCACGCAGCGTGAGGAGGTGCTGAGCCTCTTCCAGGACTTCTCTGAGGATGGGAAGAAGCTGAcgctgctggagctggtggatTTCCTGcggcaggagcagctggaggatgAGGGCACAGAGGAGCTGGCCATGGAACTCATTGACAAGTACGAACCGTCGGAGACAG CCCGGGCTCGCCACGCGCTGAGTGCTGATGGGTTCCTCATGTACCTCTGCTCCCCGGAGGGCTCCATCTTCAACCCCCGGCACCAGGCGCTGTGGCAGGACATGAGCCAGCCGCTCTGCCACTACTTCATCTCCTCCTCCCACAACACCTACCTGATAGAGGACCAGATCCGGGGCCAGAGCAGCATCGAGGGCTACATCAG GGCTCTGAAACGGGGCTGCCGGTGCCTGGAGGTGGATTGCTGGGACGGGCCGAACGGGGAGCCCATGGTGTACCACGGCCACACCTTCACCTCCAAGATCCCCTTCCGGGAGGTGGTGAGCACCCTGGGGAAGTACGCCTTCAAG ACCTCGGACTACCCAGTGATCCTGTCCCTGGAGAATCACTGCAGCATGGAGCAGCAGGAGGTCCTGGCCCAGCAGCTCAAGGCCATCctgggggagcagctcctcactGCCACCACTGATGGGCGCGTCCCCACCCAGCTCCCATCCCCGGAG GAGCTGAAGCACAAGATCCTGCTGAAGGGGAAGAAGATCGGGCGGCTGGAGGACATGCTGGACGGGCCAGGTGACGAGGCGCCCGATGTGTCTGATGATGACAACggggcagaagcagaggagaggcgGAGGGTGAAG AAGGACAAGGAGAGCCTGGCGCAGGCGTTGTCTGACTGCATCGTCTACTGCAAGAGCGTGTCCTTCCGGGGCTTCCAGGAGGCCCGCAGCCATTCCCGGCCCTCCGAGATCTCCTCCCTCGCTGAGGCCAAGGCCAGGAAGCTCATCCGGGATGCAG GGAATGAGTTTGTCCGCCACAACACCTGGCAGCTGACACGTGTCTACCCCAGTGGGATGCGGACTGACTCCTCCAACTACAGCCCCCAGGAGATGTGGAACGTGGGGTGCCAGATAG TGGCCCTGAACTTCCAGACGGCCGGCACGGAGATGGACCTGTGTGATGGGCTCTTCAGCCAGAATGGCCGCTGCGGCTACGTGCTCAAACCACCCTTCATGAGGGATGAGGAGACTCTCTTCAACCCCAGTGACCCCAGCAGCCGGGAGGGCCCTGGCCCCATCACCCTGACGATCCAG GTGATCAGCGGGCAGCAGCTGCCCAAAGTGGCCAACAGCAAGGACGGAGCCGTCATCGACCCGCTGGTGCGCGTGGAGATCCATGGGGTCCCGGCAGACCAGGCACACCAGGAGACCAAGTACATTGAGAACAATG GGTTTAACCCCCGCTGGGATGAGACACTCCAGTTCCAGCTCCATGTGCCTGAGCTGGCCCTTGTCCGCTTCGTGGTGGAGGATTACGACAAGACCTCCAGGAACGACTTCGTGGGCCAGTTCACCTTAGCCTTTGCCAACATCAAACCCG GCTACCGCCACATCCATCTCCTTTCCAAGGATGGTACCAGCATCCCACCCTCTTCGCTCTTTGTCCACATCCACATCACCGAGCCGCCCGGCCCGGAGCAGGACTGA